DNA sequence from the Dehalococcoidia bacterium genome:
ACGTAGTACGGGAGGAGCTGGGCCTGACGGGCACCAAAGAGGGGTGCGGCACCGGTGACTGCGGCGCCTGCTCCATGCTGGTGGACGACCGCCTCATCACCTCCTGCATCCTCTTGGCGGTGGAGGCCGATGGGGCACAGGTGGTCACCATAGAGGGGCTCAGCCGCGATGGCCAGCTCCATCCCATCCAAAGAGCCTTTGCCGAAGAGGGTGCCATCCAATGTGGCTATTGCACCCCAGGCATGGTCATGGCCTCCTATGACCTTCTTCGACGGTGCCCGCGCCCCACCCTGGAGGACCTGCGCCAGGCCTTGGCTGGCAACCTCTGCCGGTGCACAGGCTATGCTAAGATCTACCAAGCGGTCCTCAAGGCCGCCCAGCTGATGGAGGCATATGGGCCATGACCCAGCAGAGCGCCAAAGGCTTCCGCCATGTGGGACGCCGGGTGCCCCGCATCGATGCCCCGGCCAAGGTGAGCGGCAAGACCATTTATGGCGATGACCTGAAGCTCCCGGGCATGCTCCACGTCAAGCTGGTGCACGCCCCCCTGGCCCACGCCCGCATCAAGCGCATCGATGTCTCCAAGGCTCTGGCTGTCCCTGGAGTGGAGGCGGTCATCACCGCCCGTGAGCTCCCCCCACACCGCCACGACCCGGACAACCGGACGCGGGTGTTGTTGGCACGTGATGAGGTCCTCTTTTATGGGCAGCCGGTAGCGGCCGTACTGGCCCGCGACCCCTATACGGCAGCCTACGCCCGCGACCTGGTGGAGGTGGAATACGAGGAGCTGCCAGCTGTCCTGGACCCCCTGGAGGCTATGCGGGAGGACGCCCCCTTGGCCAGGGGGGTGGTGCAGCAGCTGGAGCATGGGGAGGAGGGCGGCCACATCACCGTGGAGGGTGTGGAGGCCCAGAAGCAGGAGCGGCCCAGCAACATCGCCTCCACCATCACCTTCCGACGGGGCGATGTGGAGGAGGGGTTCCGGGAGGCAGCAGCCGTGGTGGAGGGCACCTGGCGAACCTCCATGGCCCAT
Encoded proteins:
- a CDS encoding (2Fe-2S)-binding protein, whose product is MPKRLIRLTVNGREHEVAVEPWWTLLYVVREELGLTGTKEGCGTGDCGACSMLVDDRLITSCILLAVEADGAQVVTIEGLSRDGQLHPIQRAFAEEGAIQCGYCTPGMVMASYDLLRRCPRPTLEDLRQALAGNLCRCTGYAKIYQAVLKAAQLMEAYGP